In Deltaproteobacteria bacterium, the DNA window CGATGCGGTTTGCCCGATCATTGAGGCGGGCGAAGCTTATATCAGAGTCGCCCTCGCTGATAACCGGACGGGATGGAAAAAAGTGTGCCGAACGCTCCAGATTTCTTGCGATATTCATTGTTAAAAAGCCTTCCTGCCACGGACCTCCCATGGAGACGATGACCTTGAAACGTAGACATATGGGAAGGTTTGAATTTTTGCTGGATTATTGGCGCAAAAAATTATAAAAAATTCAAAAGAATGGCTGATGAGGCCAAGTAATAAAGTTGTGAGTCAACTAAGCTTGGGAAAAAGAAATAAATTACGAAAATCATCTTGACAGGATCGGAGCTTATATGGTCTAACATTTAATGTCAAGCCAAACTTGCTATTTCAACATCTTTTTTTTATTTTTCCCGAATATTCAGGTACAGAATGCCCAATTTCAAGCCTATAAAGACTTCGAGGGTCTTCGAGGACGTGTTGATTCAGCTTAAAGAGGCGATTCTCAAAGGCGCTGTTAAGTCTGGAGATAAACTGCCTTCAGAGCGTGAACTCACCTTGCAATTTCAGGTCAGCAGAGGCGTGATTCGGGAGGCAATTCGTGCCCTGGAACTCAGCGGTTTTGTTGTCATGCGCCAGGGGCCTGCAGGGGGCGCCTTTGTAACCGATCTGTCGTTCAGTCAGGTGGGAAACGCCTTTCTTGATTTGTTTCTGGCAAACACGGTTTCCATGGCAGAGGTTGCCCAGGTCAGGTCCCATGTCGAACCCAAGGTCGCGCAACTGGCCGCGCTCCACATTACCCCTGCGTACCAGAAACTGCTGGAGAAGGCAGAGAAAGAGGAATTCATAACCCCCATATCCTACGCGGAGAGAATCGCCAGACTTACAGAGGTTCATCATGTCCTGGCCCAGATCTGCGGCAACCATTTCTTTGAGGCGATTGTCAGATCCATGCTCAAGCTCACCGCAGAAGTTGTCCTTGCCGTGGAACCCGACCATGAGGCCCTGCATAACCCCGGAGAGCATCGCGCCATCATCGATGCCGTCATCAAGGGCGACGGGGAGGCCGCATCCCGGGAGATGAAACAGCATCTCAATAGGCTTTCCGATAGCCTGATCGAAATGGAAAAAATCTACCGGGAGAGATTTTCTCTTGAAAAGGCCCCGTGAATGGGCCGCTGCGAGAGATATCAGAATCTTTGATTGTAATCCCGCCTTGCGGGACACCATGCGAAGAAGCTGGTGCCTTATGGGTAAGCGCTCTGAAAATTTCCGGGATTTGCACCAACATCTTTTTGGTTGCGGCTGTTAGGCCGCCTTAGGTGTTTTTTTGATTCCGCATTCCAGGCCTGCAGATCAGATCAACAATCCCGCGATGCGGAACGCTCAGATTTTCCTTGCCCCATACGGAACATCCCACTATACTCCGCCAATGAAAAGGCCATTCCCCCTGACGAACCTGACAATGGGATAGAGAACGTCCATGCACCCGTCAAGCCCCCGCCAGGTATTTATCATCGGCAACAAACGGTCGGGTACTTCGCATTTGGTGCGCATCCTGAATGTGCATCCCAGGGTGTTTGTGTCCCACGAGTCCGATATCGCCTGGATACTTTATCAGCTTCACTTGGGTCGACCTATGCAGGCGCACCCCTGGGATTCCGACCGGGGGATGCGCATCACACTGGAGACCTGTGGGCATCTGCTCCGCAGGGATCGGCCGCCACAGGAGAATTTCGAGGTTGTCCAGCATAACGTCATGCAAACAGGCAATCCATGGCTCCCCTCGATGCGCAAACCACACCTGCAGTGGCTGGGTGACAAAAAGCCGTTTCAGCACACGGATCCGAAGATCATCGCTTTCATTCTGGAGCATTTTCCGGATGCCCGTTTTTTGCACATCGTACGGCATCCTTTTGCCGTGGCGGCGAGTTCAAACCGGTTCAATCGCACGCCCAACGGCGACTTCTGGCTGGGCCTCTCGGACCGGGAAAAGGTGGAGCGCTGGGCTTTTCACGAGCAGCAGGTCCAGCGGTTGAAGCGGCGCATCAACGGACGGATGCATACATTGCGCTATGAGGATTTATGCGCCCATCCTGCAAGGGAGGCGAAAGCGATTTTCGGCTTTCTCGAAATAGAGGCCGATGCCCACATCCTCGGAGTCGTTGTAAGGGAAACGCGTCCTGGTTCGAAAGGAGCATCCGCTGTGGCCTGTTCGGAACTTGTCAGCCGCCTGGCTGGAGAGTATGGATATGAGCTGAAGAAACCGAATAGTCGCATCCGGGTACTGGGAAAGAGTCTTTTCCGTAAGGTTGCAACTCCCTTCGGCAGCTGATTGCGTCCCTATGCACCAGAAAATATTTCATGCATTCAACCAGATATGCCGTGCACACGCTATTCGCGGACGCGTCCTGGAGATCGGAGCTACCCCTGACGCATCGACACTGCTGAGTCTGCCCGCACTGGCCCGTGCGACCGAGAAAATCGGCATCAACAAAGCCGGGGCTTCCCGCTATGGCAATTTCACCATTCTCTCCGGGGATGCCAATGCCATGACCTGTTTTCCCGACCGCCACTTCGACGCGGTACTGTCCAATTCCGTGTTGGAGCACGACCCGTTCTTCTGGCGTTCGCTGACTGAAATGCGCCGGGTGGCCCGTCCGCGGGCCCTTATCGTGATTGGCGCCCCCGGCTATGGCCAGGGACGTCATGAAAAAGTAATCCGCCGCTGGCTGGCGATACTTCCCCGGTGGCTGCATCCGGCTGATGGGTGGGCTTTGCAGCATTCGACCTTGACGCTGGGGCTGCACAATTATCCTGGGGATTACTATCGCTTCAGCGAACAGGCCTTCCGCGAAGTCTTTCTCGAGGGGCTTGAGAGAACCACCTTGCGAAGCATCCTGAACCCACCCCGCTTCATCGGTTCCGGCATCATGCCTTAACCGCTATGGTCGCGGTACGCCCTTCAGGGGTTCATGGGAATGCGCTTTGTGTCTTATGGCTTGGGGAACACGCTGTTTGTGTAGATTAAAACTAATAGCAACCATTTTTGATTATTCTTACGATGGTTATGCCCGTGTTCTATCAGGCGCATGATTCACTCGATGAAGGCAGTCTTCCCTTATGAAGATACCGGATGTGATATCAAAGACATTGGTCGCTTGGCTCAAGGGAAAGGGCGGCCTGCAACAGGATTGGAAAGACCATAATCGTCGGCGGATTCAAAAACTTCGGTCCAGAGGCGTATCGATCGGCCGTGACTGCCTTATTCTCACTGAAAATTTCTCTACTGAACCATACCTCATCGAGATTGGAGATCACGTGGGGATTGCGGGCGGGGTCCAATTCATCACCCATGTCGGGGAGGCATGGGTCATACGTGATGAGTGTCCTAATGCCCAGATCCTGGGAAGGATCAGAATCGGGAATAACTGTGTTATCGGTATGAACGCTGTTATTATGCCGGGCACGACCATTGGGTCGGATTGCGTGGTGGGGGCAAACTCCGTGGTCAAAGGAGAGATTCCGGACAACTCGGTTGTTGCCGGAAATCCAGCCAGGGTCATCAAGACAACCCATGAGCTAAAAGAGGTCCTTCTTCACCATCCCGATCGTCTTGATACGCTCAATCTGCCGCCTGACCTTAGAGAAAAGATCATAAAGGAACACTTCAAGATAGCATAAAATGTCCTGTTGAGCTCAACATTCCAAAAAGTCTGAGCCTATAACGATCGGATGAGGCATTCAGCAGGCAAACGTACCTCCACCGTCAAATTGAAATTGTGAAAAAAAGGCCCAGCTTCCAATAAAGCTGGGCCTTGGCATTTCTGGCTCCCCGGGACGGACTCGAATCCCGCTTGTCAGCGGGATCTCAGCTTCGCTTCGACCATGCCGACCAAGTGGTTAATCCCGCCATTCCGGCGGGACTCTACCGACTCCCTGAGAATTAATGAAACGTGAGATACCTCTCTTTTTGATTTTTCGCTCCAATCGAGTTGCCTCACCCCTATCCAGGCATTCCTGCTTCCAGACCAGCTTCCATGGTCCGGGAAAGCGCTTGGTGGTCTTGGATAGCTGGTATTCCGGATCATTGTGCTGCCGGAGGCGGCGATCCGGGTCGCTGCTCTGTCCACAATAGTATCTGCCAGTGGAATCACTCTGAAGGATGTAGACCCAGGAGGGCATGTCCTAAATCAAAAAAAGCCCAGCCTTTGGTAAGGCCAGGCTTCATATTTTTTGGCTCCCCGGGACGGACTCGAACCGCCGACCAAGTGGTTAACAGCCACCCGCTCTACCACTGAGCTACCGAGGAACAATTTTAAAAGACCAAGTGGTTAATCCCGCCATCGGCGGGACTCTACCATCCCGCCTAGCGGGACTACCGAGGAACAATTTTAAAAGACCAAGTGGTTAATCCCGCCATCGGCGGGACTCTACCATCCCGCCCCAGCGGGACTACCGAGGAACAATTTTAAAAGACCAAGTGGTTAATCCCGCCATCGGCGGGACTCTACCATCCCGCCCCAGCGGGACTACCGAGGAACAATTTCTGATTTTACCGACCACATGGTTAATCCCGCTGCCAGCAGGACGCTGCCACTGCGCTATGGGAGACATGGCTCAGGATTCCTGAAAAAATTTTTTATATCAAATCTGTACGCTTCAGTCAATCAAATTTTTCAAGAGGTCCTCTGCTAATCGGCTTGACACCAAAGCCTGTCCCATACTATTTTGAACACAAAACACCCTTCCGGGGATCGGGTCCGCTTCCGGCGAGCGGTTTTTATATTTTAAGGCAAGGGGTTGTAATGAAGCAGATTGTTTTAGGTACAGCGGGGCATATTGACCACGGCAAGACCTCTCTCATAAAGGCCCTCACCGGGATCGATACGGATCGCCTCAAGGAAGAAAAGGCCCGGGGCATCACCATCGAGCTCGGTTTTGCCCATCTGGAACTGCCGGGGGGCCAACTCCTCGGAATCGTGGACGTGCCCGGTCATGAAAAATTTGTCAAGAACATGGTTGCGGGGGCCACGGGTGTGGACATCGTGGCCCTGGTCATTGCGGCTGACGAAGGCGTCATGCCACAGACCAGGGAACATTTGGAGATATGCCAGCTGTTGAAAGTCAAGCACGGCGTGGTTGTCCTGACCAAGATCGACATGGTGGATCCTGACTGGCTTGATCTGGTGAGAGAAGATGTCTCGGAATATCTTTCAAATAGTTTCCTCGCCGATGCGCCTGTGGTTGAGGTTTCCTCTGTCACCGGACAAGGCCTGGATGAATTGACCCGGACCCTTGGCCGGTTGGTGGAGCAGATCCCTGAACGGGACACCGGGCACCTCTTCCGGCTTCCTATCGACCGCGTATTTACCATGAAGGGCTTCGGCACCGTCATTACCGGAACCAGCATCTCAGGGACGATTCGAACGGGGGACGATGTGACCGTCTACCCCCAGGGGACTTCCTCCAAAATTCGGGGGCTTCATATTCACAATAAAGAGGTCACAGAGGCGGGAGCAGGTCTGAGGACGGCCATCAATCTGCAAGGGATTGAAAAGATGATGCTGAACAGGGGAAATATCGTGGCCACCAAGGATTCCCTCAGACCCACGTACATGGTGGACGTGGTCCTTGATCATCTGCCGAGTGCACCGCGCAAGCTGAAAAACCGGGCAAAGGTACGCTTTCATGCCGGAACAGCCGAAATTATCTCGACCCTGATCCTCCTGGACAGGGATGAACTGAACCCCGGCGATACCTGTTTCGCCCAGATCCGTCTGGATGCACCCACTGCGGTCCTCAAGGGAGACCACTATGTGCTCAGAAGTTATTCGCCGGTCCAGACCATCGGCGGCGGTGAAATCCTGAATCCCCTGCCGAGCAAGAAAAAGCGATTTTCCGAGTCGGTCCTGTCCCAGCTCAAATCGCTCCATACCGGGGGGGAAAAGGAGTCGGTGGAGCTGTTTGTGGCCCTGGGCCGGTTCCATGGCGTGGAAGAGTCGGAACTCTCCTTTCTTACCAATTTGAGCAGGAAAAAGCTGGCAGAGCCGCTCAAGGCCCTGAAGGCCCAAAAACGCATCATCCAGTTTGACAAAGAACGTGCCCTCCTCATCCATGCCGATTTTCTGCAGAAGGCCAAGGATGAGGTGTTGGAGACCATCGCAACATTCCATAAGAATTTCCCCCTCAAGACCGGGTTGATCAAGGAAGAACTGCGGTCTAGAACGTCAACCGCCAAGAACCCGAAATTATTCAATTATCTGGTCAATATGCTCTCGCAGGAGGGGGAAATCGTTCTGGAAAAAGAGGTCGTTCGGCTGAAAACGCACAAGGTTACCCTGGCCCAGGACCAGAAAGAGGCACGCCGGAAGCTGGAGACGATCTATGCCAAAAGCGGGCTGGAGCCCCCCTACTTCAAAGAGCTGAAAGAGGAATTTCCCGGGAACACGGCCTCAGAGGTCCTGGATGTCATGGTCAAGGATGGACACCTTCTGAAGGTCAAGGAAGATCTCTATTTTGATCGGAAGGCGGTGGATGCATTGGAGGAAAAACTGGTGGCCTTTTTGAAAACCCACGGCGAGATCACGACGCCGCAGTTCAAGGAGATGACCGGGACCTCCAGGAAATATACCATCCCCCTCATCGAGTACTTTGATCTGAGGCAGATCACGGTGAGGGTCGGGGACAGCAGGGTGCTCAGAAAAAAATAGGAGACCCGGGGGACTGGGAAAGATCGAGAGATTTATGGAAGGCGGTTCATCGGTCTTAATTCATGAACATGGCATGATGAACAGGTTGATTGCCGCATTGGGTCTCAGGCCGAGGGAACATGTGGCTGTTGTGGGGGGAGGCGGAAAGACCTCCCTCTGTTTTGCCCTGGCCGACGAGCTTCTGGCAGCCGGAAATCGCGTCGTTACCACGACAACCACCAAGATCCGGCGCAAGGAAGCCGAAATGGCCCCCTGCCGGGTGTTCTTCCCTCCCGGTTCGCGGGACTTCAACCGTCTCAAACAAGACCTCAGAGAAAAGGGACACGTCTGTGTGGCCCAGCGGTTTCTGAACACCGGCAAGGTGGAAGGGATAGACCGTGACACGGCAGACGCCCTCTTTCAAGATCCCGAGGTCGACTTTTTAATTGCAGAGGCGGACGGGGCCGCAGGCAGGCCGGTTAAAGCGCCGGCCGCACATGAGCCTGTCATCCCCGCTTCCGCGACCCTGGTAATCGCCATGACGGGCCTGGAGGCCTTGGGCATGCCGCTCCATCCTGGAGTGATTTTCAGACCGGGGCTTTTCAGAGATCTGACAGGCCTTGATGACGGGGATACGCTCTCCCCGACCGCCCTTGCCGGGGTCTTCCGGTCGCCGATGGGTCTGTTTAAAGGAACCCCGG includes these proteins:
- the yqeC gene encoding putative selenium-dependent hydroxylase accessory protein YqeC, translated to MMNRLIAALGLRPREHVAVVGGGGKTSLCFALADELLAAGNRVVTTTTTKIRRKEAEMAPCRVFFPPGSRDFNRLKQDLREKGHVCVAQRFLNTGKVEGIDRDTADALFQDPEVDFLIAEADGAAGRPVKAPAAHEPVIPASATLVIAMTGLEALGMPLHPGVIFRPGLFRDLTGLDDGDTLSPTALAGVFRSPMGLFKGTPDSARRIAFLNKADLLGLDQDVDDLAFRLLRPSPAPIERVIIGSLVKSTYRVLTVK
- a CDS encoding GIY-YIG nuclease family protein, yielding MPSWVYILQSDSTGRYYCGQSSDPDRRLRQHNDPEYQLSKTTKRFPGPWKLVWKQECLDRGEATRLERKIKKRGISRFINSQGVGRVPPEWRD
- a CDS encoding sulfotransferase yields the protein MHPSSPRQVFIIGNKRSGTSHLVRILNVHPRVFVSHESDIAWILYQLHLGRPMQAHPWDSDRGMRITLETCGHLLRRDRPPQENFEVVQHNVMQTGNPWLPSMRKPHLQWLGDKKPFQHTDPKIIAFILEHFPDARFLHIVRHPFAVAASSNRFNRTPNGDFWLGLSDREKVERWAFHEQQVQRLKRRINGRMHTLRYEDLCAHPAREAKAIFGFLEIEADAHILGVVVRETRPGSKGASAVACSELVSRLAGEYGYELKKPNSRIRVLGKSLFRKVATPFGS
- a CDS encoding class I SAM-dependent methyltransferase, whose translation is MHQKIFHAFNQICRAHAIRGRVLEIGATPDASTLLSLPALARATEKIGINKAGASRYGNFTILSGDANAMTCFPDRHFDAVLSNSVLEHDPFFWRSLTEMRRVARPRALIVIGAPGYGQGRHEKVIRRWLAILPRWLHPADGWALQHSTLTLGLHNYPGDYYRFSEQAFREVFLEGLERTTLRSILNPPRFIGSGIMP
- a CDS encoding FadR family transcriptional regulator; translation: MPNFKPIKTSRVFEDVLIQLKEAILKGAVKSGDKLPSERELTLQFQVSRGVIREAIRALELSGFVVMRQGPAGGAFVTDLSFSQVGNAFLDLFLANTVSMAEVAQVRSHVEPKVAQLAALHITPAYQKLLEKAEKEEFITPISYAERIARLTEVHHVLAQICGNHFFEAIVRSMLKLTAEVVLAVEPDHEALHNPGEHRAIIDAVIKGDGEAASREMKQHLNRLSDSLIEMEKIYRERFSLEKAP
- a CDS encoding acyltransferase; amino-acid sequence: MKIPDVISKTLVAWLKGKGGLQQDWKDHNRRRIQKLRSRGVSIGRDCLILTENFSTEPYLIEIGDHVGIAGGVQFITHVGEAWVIRDECPNAQILGRIRIGNNCVIGMNAVIMPGTTIGSDCVVGANSVVKGEIPDNSVVAGNPARVIKTTHELKEVLLHHPDRLDTLNLPPDLREKIIKEHFKIA
- the selB gene encoding selenocysteine-specific translation elongation factor; the protein is MKQIVLGTAGHIDHGKTSLIKALTGIDTDRLKEEKARGITIELGFAHLELPGGQLLGIVDVPGHEKFVKNMVAGATGVDIVALVIAADEGVMPQTREHLEICQLLKVKHGVVVLTKIDMVDPDWLDLVREDVSEYLSNSFLADAPVVEVSSVTGQGLDELTRTLGRLVEQIPERDTGHLFRLPIDRVFTMKGFGTVITGTSISGTIRTGDDVTVYPQGTSSKIRGLHIHNKEVTEAGAGLRTAINLQGIEKMMLNRGNIVATKDSLRPTYMVDVVLDHLPSAPRKLKNRAKVRFHAGTAEIISTLILLDRDELNPGDTCFAQIRLDAPTAVLKGDHYVLRSYSPVQTIGGGEILNPLPSKKKRFSESVLSQLKSLHTGGEKESVELFVALGRFHGVEESELSFLTNLSRKKLAEPLKALKAQKRIIQFDKERALLIHADFLQKAKDEVLETIATFHKNFPLKTGLIKEELRSRTSTAKNPKLFNYLVNMLSQEGEIVLEKEVVRLKTHKVTLAQDQKEARRKLETIYAKSGLEPPYFKELKEEFPGNTASEVLDVMVKDGHLLKVKEDLYFDRKAVDALEEKLVAFLKTHGEITTPQFKEMTGTSRKYTIPLIEYFDLRQITVRVGDSRVLRKK